In Komagataeibacter sucrofermentans DSM 15973, the genomic window TGTCTGTAGGCCGGAACCGCGCGCTTAGCGTGCGGCGGGAGCACGGCCGGGCTTGGCGCCCACGGTCTCGGCAATGTCGGCACCGGTCTCCTGATCAACCACGCGCATGGACAGCTTCACCTTGCCGCGGTCATCAAAGCCCAGAACCTTCACCTTCACTTCATCGCCCTGCTTGACCACGTCCGTCGTCTTGGAGACCCGGCCCTGTGCCAGCTCGGAGATGTGCACCAGACCATCACGCGGGCCGAGGAAGTTGACGAACGCCCCGAAATCGGCGGTCTTGACCACCTTGCCGTTGTAGATGTGGCCCACTTCGGGTTCAGCCACGATGCCACGGATCCGCTCGATGGCCTTCTCGGCCTGATCGTCGGAGGACGCGGCGATCATGATCGTGCCGTCATCGTTGATATCGATCTTCGCACCCGAATATTCAACGATCTCACGAATGACTTTACCGCCCTGGCCGATCACATCACGGATCTTTTCCTTCGGCACGGAGATCGTGGTGATCTTCGGCGCGGAGGAGGAGACATCCGTGCGGCCCTCGGTCAGCGCCTTGGCCATCTCGCCCAGGATGTGCATGCGGCCATTGCGGGCCTGACCCAGCGCGATCTTCATGATCTCGGGGGTGATGGACGTGATCTTGATGTCCATCTGCAACGCGGTCACGCCCTGCTCGGTGCCCGCGACCTTGAAGTCCATGTCGCCAAGGTGATCTTCATCGCCAAGGATGTCGGACAGAACCGCGAAGTCCTCGTCTTCCTTGATGAGGCCCATGGCGATACCGGCCACCGGACGCTTGAGCGGCACGCCCGCATCCATCAGCGCCAGCGACGTGCCGCACACGGTCGCCATGGAGGACGAGCCGTTGCTTTCCGTGATCTCGGACACAACGCGCATGGTGTACGGGAAGGTGTCCTTGCCCGGCAGCAGCGGGTGGATGGCGCGCCATGCCAGCTTGCCATGGCCGATTTCACGACGGCCCGGCGAGCCCATGCGCCCGCACTCACCCACCGAGAACGGGGGGAAGTTGTAGTGCAGCATGAAGTTGTTGCGGTACTCGCCTTCCAGCGCGTCCACGATCTGCTCGTCCTGGCCGGTGCCAAGGGTCGCGACCACAAGGGCCTGCGTCTCGCCACGGGTGAACAGGGCGGAGCCATGCGCGCGCGGCAGGATGCCGACTTCGGACACGATCGGGCGGATCGTCTCGAGGTCGCGGCCATCAATGCGGTAGCCGGTGTCGAGCACCTCGGTGCGCACCACGTCGGCCTCAAGATCCTTGATCATCGGCTTGGCGGCATCGGCCTCGGCCTCGCCGATCTTGGCAAGGATCGCCTCACGGGCGGCGGCGACCTTCTTGTAACGCACCTGCTTGGCGCGTTCCTTGTAGGCCTCGGCGATCAGGGCGCGACCGGCCTTGTCCACCTTCTTGCGCAGCTTGATTTCCTCTGCCGTCGGCTCGGCCAGGTCCCACGGGGCCTTGGCGGCATCTTCGGCGAGGTCGATGATCAGGTCGATCACCGGCTGGAAGGCTTCGTGGCCAAACGTCACGGCGCCGAGCATCACGTCCTCGGACAGCTCGACCGCCTCGGACTCGACCATCAGCACGCCTTCGGCGGTGCCGGCCACGACCAGGTCAAGCGCGCTGTCCTTGAGCTGCGAGATGGTCGGGTTGAGCACGTATTCGCCGTTGGCGTAGCCCACGCGGGCCGCACCCACCGGGCCAAAGAACGGAATGCCTGACAGCGTGAGTGCTGCCGAGCAGCCGATCAGCGCCACGACGGCGGGATCGTTTTCCATGTCGTGGCTGAGCACGGTGGCCACGACCTGAACTTCATTGCGGAAGTTCTCGGGGAAGAGCGGGCGCAGCGGGCGGTCGATCAGGCGCGAGTTCAGCACCTCGGCCTCGCTCGGGCGGCCTTCACGCTTGAAGAAGCCACCGGGGATCTTGCCCGCCGCGTAGGCTTTTTCCTGGTAGTTGACCGTAAGCGGGAAGAAGTCCTGCCCCGGCTTGACGCTTTTGGCGCCAACGGCCGTGCACAGCACCACCGTGTCGCCATAGGTTACGACCACCGCGCCATCGGCCTGGCGGGCGACCTTGCCCGTTTCCAGAACCAGCGGGCGACCGCCCCATTCCATTTCCTTGCGAAAATAATTGAACATCCAGACAAACCCTGTCCGTTGACTGCCGCAATGCAGGCGGGCCGGACATTGGAACGTATGATGGCAGCGCCTCGGACGGCATGGAGCGATGGCGGCACATACCGCCAGAACACCATGTGGCCTGAAACGCTGCGATCCGGTCCGGACATCTCCGCCGTGGCGTCGGCAGCGTGTTGGCGGCGCCCGTCAGGGGCGCCTGAAAAAATGCGGCCCCGCGGGGCATGGCCATGCCTGCGCATGCGCCATGCCCGCATGGGCCACGCGGGAGGCGGGCATTATGCCTGCCCTCCCGCATGGTCGCAAATCAGCGACGCAGGCCGAGGCGCTTGATCAGCGTTTCGTAACGGGCCACGTCCTTGCGCTTGACGTAGTCAAGCAGGCGGCGGCGGCGGCCAACCAGCATCAGCAGGCCACGGCGGGAATGGAAATCCTTCGCGTGGGTCTTGAGGTGGTCGGTCAGGTTCACGATCCGCTCGGTCAGCAGGGCAACCTGCACTTCCGGCGAGCCGGTATCGGTTGCAGCGTTGCGGTATTCACCAATAAGCGCCGTGCGGCGTTCGGCAGTAATCGACATCATTCTCTCCATTGATCATTCGGTTCACAGCATGCGCACTGATCGCAGCACGCCGCCTTCAGGGCGGCACAGCCCGACCACGCGCGCCCCGTCCATCGCACGCACGACCCCGCTACGGGGGTCGGTGTGCGCGGGCATCCGGCCTGCCAGCTGCTCCAGGTCAATCACCTGGCCAAATGACAGGGCATCCGCTTCCTCACGGGTCAGGGCCAGCGCCGGGATGTCGGCCAGCGCGGTCGCGACCGGAAGAAGCAGATCCGGTGGGGCAGGCGCGTTGTCGGCGCTTGCGACAATTTTGTCCAGCGGAATCGCATGGGATTCATCAAATGGCCCCACGTTCAGCCGCCGCAGCGCCGCCACATGCCCCACCGTGCCGCAGGCCAGCGCAATGTCACGCGCAAGCGCGCGCATGTACACGCCCTTGCCCGATTCCACCTCGAACACCGCCGTATCGGCATCGGGCCGGGCGATCAGCTCGAAACGGTCGATACGCGCGGGCCTTGGCGCGAGTTCGGGGGCGTTGCCCGCGCGCGCCATGTCATAGGAGCGCTGCCCCCCCACCTTGAGCGCCGAGAACACCGGCGGCACCTGCATGATCTCGCCGCGGAAAGCGGCCAGGGCGGCCTCGAACGCGGCATTGTCGGGCCGCACGTCCGATGTGGCGGTGACCGCACCCTCGGCATCATCACTATCGCGCGCCTCGCCGATGCGCAGGGTGAAGTGGTAGCGCTTGGTGCCATCCATGATGTAGGGCACCGTCTTGGTGGCCTTGCCAAAGGCGATGGGCAGCAGGCCGGTGGCCAGCGGGTCGAGCGTGCCGCCATGGCCCGCCTTGGCGGCATCGAACAGGTAGCGCGCGCGGCCCACCACCTGCGTGGAGGTCATGCCCAGGGGCTTGTCGATGATCAGCCAGCCGTCAAGCGGGCGGCCACGTTTGCGTCGCATTGCACGGCACCTTGCATGGAATTGGGGAGTGCCGTGCGTTTAGACGAGGCACGCATGCACTTCAATGCCCCATTCCGCCACAGGGGCTGGCCGCCTGCGCCACACATGTTAAAAGGACAGGCGGGCACATGCCTGCCATCCCTCCAGGCTGCTTGGCCAGCGGGGCATGGAGTGCCATCTTGCAGCAAAACGGATGCATGGATAACCGTGTGCCACAGTATTTTTCATTCCGCGTCTAGGGAGACCTGAACACCATGGCTGAACGGCAGACCACGGTCGGTGCATTTGTGTTGGGTGGAGCCCTGCTTGGTGTGACGGCCATAG contains:
- the pnp gene encoding polyribonucleotide nucleotidyltransferase yields the protein MFNYFRKEMEWGGRPLVLETGKVARQADGAVVVTYGDTVVLCTAVGAKSVKPGQDFFPLTVNYQEKAYAAGKIPGGFFKREGRPSEAEVLNSRLIDRPLRPLFPENFRNEVQVVATVLSHDMENDPAVVALIGCSAALTLSGIPFFGPVGAARVGYANGEYVLNPTISQLKDSALDLVVAGTAEGVLMVESEAVELSEDVMLGAVTFGHEAFQPVIDLIIDLAEDAAKAPWDLAEPTAEEIKLRKKVDKAGRALIAEAYKERAKQVRYKKVAAAREAILAKIGEAEADAAKPMIKDLEADVVRTEVLDTGYRIDGRDLETIRPIVSEVGILPRAHGSALFTRGETQALVVATLGTGQDEQIVDALEGEYRNNFMLHYNFPPFSVGECGRMGSPGRREIGHGKLAWRAIHPLLPGKDTFPYTMRVVSEITESNGSSSMATVCGTSLALMDAGVPLKRPVAGIAMGLIKEDEDFAVLSDILGDEDHLGDMDFKVAGTEQGVTALQMDIKITSITPEIMKIALGQARNGRMHILGEMAKALTEGRTDVSSSAPKITTISVPKEKIRDVIGQGGKVIREIVEYSGAKIDINDDGTIMIAASSDDQAEKAIERIRGIVAEPEVGHIYNGKVVKTADFGAFVNFLGPRDGLVHISELAQGRVSKTTDVVKQGDEVKVKVLGFDDRGKVKLSMRVVDQETGADIAETVGAKPGRAPAAR
- the rpsO gene encoding 30S ribosomal protein S15 — translated: MSITAERRTALIGEYRNAATDTGSPEVQVALLTERIVNLTDHLKTHAKDFHSRRGLLMLVGRRRRLLDYVKRKDVARYETLIKRLGLRR
- the truB gene encoding tRNA pseudouridine(55) synthase TruB — translated: MRRKRGRPLDGWLIIDKPLGMTSTQVVGRARYLFDAAKAGHGGTLDPLATGLLPIAFGKATKTVPYIMDGTKRYHFTLRIGEARDSDDAEGAVTATSDVRPDNAAFEAALAAFRGEIMQVPPVFSALKVGGQRSYDMARAGNAPELAPRPARIDRFELIARPDADTAVFEVESGKGVYMRALARDIALACGTVGHVAALRRLNVGPFDESHAIPLDKIVASADNAPAPPDLLLPVATALADIPALALTREEADALSFGQVIDLEQLAGRMPAHTDPRSGVVRAMDGARVVGLCRPEGGVLRSVRML